AGGCGACTTTATAATTCAATGAAGGAAGTCCCAAACGTGCCGGAAGGAGTCTTCAATTACGGTGGTTCCGTCGTCTTCTCAGCTCTGACTGCTCACGGCACACACAAGGCTATCACCCAGGCTCACCCGAAGTTTCAGCTGCGTTTCACCGAACCCACCAACAACAACCCTGGTCAAAATACTGGGATCACCATGCTGCTTGATGGTGAACTGAGCTTTGCCCAGTCCTCTAAGCCCCTTGAGGATGTTCACTACAACAAGGCAAAAGAACGCGGTTTTGCGCTACAGCAAGTGCCAGTGGCTATCGACGGCTTCCTGTTGTTTACCCATAAAGATTTGTCTATCCCGGGACTTGCTGTTGACCAAATTCAGGATATATATAGAACCCATTTGAGATCTTTTTGCTAGCTAGCAGCTAATCGTTTGAGCATCAATCGGATAAAACAAAGTTTGAGCTTGGCATTGGCACGAGCGAGTGTGCGGTCAAAGTTTTTGACTAAACTTTTACATCGCTCTACCCAAGCATTGGATCTCTCTATCACCCATCTAGCAGCCACCGGAACAAATCCGGATTGTCCTTTGGCTTGCTTTTCAGCTTTTGATGGCTTGGCAGAGAGTTCAAATTGGATTTTGGTCATGATCTGGGGATAAATTTGCTCTAAGGCCGGGATAATTTTTTCAGGATGATAGCCATGATCTACCAAGATAGTTGTTTTGGGCAATTCCAGTGGTTTAGATTGGAAATAATCGATATTTTGTGAGAGCATTTCAATCAACCCCTGGTCATCAGATACGTTGGCGGTGGTGCAGTGAGTGAAGAAAGGGAAACCCAATATATCCACTGCTAGATGTCTTTTAATCCCGTTGGTTGCTTTGTAAAAACAAAACCCTTTCGACTCAACACTGGCATTACAAGTATTTTTGACCGCTTGTGAATCAATCAGGATCAGGGTTGTCCAGTGTGGTTTTTTTTTACTTGTTCACGCACTCCCTGATGTAAATTAGCCATAATTGAGTCCAGGATGCCATCTTCACACCACTGCTTGTAATGCCAGAACACAGTAGAATAGGGCGGCAAATCTCTGGGTAAGTCTGCCCAGTTGCAACCATTCTTAAGTTGATAAAATATCCCGTTCAATATTTGCCTCTTTGTCCACACAGGAGGTCTTGTTTTCTTCTTGGTCGGCAATAACGGCTCNATAATTTCCCATTCCAAGTCTGTCACGTCGCTTGAATATCCCATTTTTCGCCCTGACCTGATTCTATTCCACTGTTTGTGCCGATTTTA
The sequence above is a segment of the Mastigocladopsis repens PCC 10914 genome. Coding sequences within it:
- a CDS encoding substrate-binding domain-containing protein translates to MNTNESNAKGTIICGWCAYDANPVGATHCQKCGKLLVVPSKPIREQVTRANSHVLWLNVLGLVLLLTGVGIYYFWQQVQLVTTPNTLSNTLDNNSSDRRLYNSMKEVPNVPEGVFNYGGSVVFSALTAHGTHKAITQAHPKFQLRFTEPTNNNPGQNTGITMLLDGELSFAQSSKPLEDVHYNKAKERGFALQQVPVAIDGFLLFTHKDLSIPGLAVDQIQDIYRTHLRSFC
- a CDS encoding transposase, with translation MILIDSQAVKNTCNASVESKGFCFYKATNGIKRHLAVDILGFPFFTHCTTANVSDDQGLIEMLSQNIDYFQSKPLELPKTTILVDHGYHPEKIIPALEQIYPQIMTKIQFELSAKPSKAEKQAKGQSGFVPVAARWVIERSNAWVERCKSLVKNFDRTLARANAKLKLCFIRLMLKRLAAS
- a CDS encoding transposase; translation: MGYSSDVTDLEWEIXEPLLPTKKKTRPPVWTKRQILNGIFYQLKNGCNWADLPRDLPPYSTVFWHYKQWCEDGILDSIMANLHQGVREQVKKNHTGQP